Proteins from a genomic interval of Synechococcus sp. A15-28:
- a CDS encoding ATP-dependent Clp protease proteolytic subunit — MPIGTPSVPYRLPGSQMERWVDIYTRLGVERILFLGSEVNDGIANSLVAQMLYLDSEDSSKPIYLYINSPGGSVTAGLAIYDTIQYVKSEVVTICVGLAASMGAFLLAAGTKGKRVALPHSRIMIHQPLGGTSRRQASDIEIEAREILRMKEMLNRSLSDMSGQSFEKIEKDTDRDYFLSAEEAKEYGLIDRVISHPNEA; from the coding sequence ATGCCGATCGGTACTCCCAGCGTTCCCTACCGCCTTCCCGGCAGCCAGATGGAGCGCTGGGTCGACATCTACACCCGCCTCGGGGTGGAACGGATCCTGTTTCTTGGCTCCGAAGTCAATGACGGCATCGCCAACAGCCTGGTGGCTCAGATGCTCTACCTCGACTCAGAAGACAGCAGCAAACCGATCTATTTGTACATCAACTCTCCCGGCGGCTCGGTCACGGCAGGCCTCGCGATCTACGACACCATCCAATACGTCAAGAGCGAGGTGGTGACCATCTGCGTGGGCCTGGCCGCCTCCATGGGTGCTTTCCTGCTGGCAGCGGGCACAAAGGGCAAGCGGGTCGCGCTGCCCCACAGCCGGATCATGATCCACCAGCCCCTCGGGGGAACCAGTCGCCGTCAGGCCAGCGACATCGAGATCGAGGCCCGCGAAATTTTGCGGATGAAGGAGATGCTCAACCGCTCCCTCTCCGACATGAGTGGCCAGAGCTTTGAAAAAATCGAGAAGGACACCGACCGGGACTACTTCCTCAGTGCCGAGGAAGCCAAGGAGTATGGCCTGATCGACCGGGTGATCTCCCACCCCAACGAAGCCTGA